The genome window CTGGCCACCTCGTCATGGGTGGCGGCGGTGACGGGGTCGTCGCCGCTGAGCATTCCGGCGATGGTCCGCAGTGGTGCCGCGGTCTGCTCCAGCAGGACGTGGCCCGCGTCGATCGCGTCCCGTGGTGCGGTCTCCGTGACGCGGTTGGCGGCTTCGCAGGCGGCGCGTACCCGTTCCTCCGCCGGCCGCACCGCGTCACGCAGCGCCGCGTCGATGAGGTCGTCGTCGAACGTCGACTCGTCGAGCAGCCACATGTGCCGGTCCGCGGCCTCCGCACCGAGTTCCTCGGCCGCTCTGACCGCGAGCGCCAGGTGCACGTCCACGATGTGCCTCGGCAGTCGGTGGCGCAGGCGCCGGACGGTGCCGGTGGTCAGGCGGGGGTCGTCGATCTCCTTCACCCGCTGCCTCGCGCGATCCCAGATCTGCTCACCGGAGAGCACCTGGGCCCATGCCTGCAGCGCCACGAGCCACTGCTGCCCGAGCGGGTCGTTGGCCATGTCCGGCCGGCCGGGAGCGGTCAGCGACGCGCCCTCGATCACACCGCAGTGCTGACGCACCGCGTAGTCGTGCTGGTCCTCCTCACCGGCGTCCCACAGCCACAACAGCTCGTGCACCAACCGCAGCACGGGGTTGCGCATCGACTCGAACGCGGTGTCGACCGCGTCCCAGTCGGGCATCGGCGTGAGCGGGAGCTCACCGGGCGCGGAGAGCGGCGTGCCCAGCCGTGCCGTCAGCGCGGCCTCTTCCCGGCGGCGCCTGACCTGCGTCGTCGACGCGGTGACCGGCAGCCCGGTCAGCCTGAAGATGTTGTTGCGGTACAACCGCGCTCCACCCAGTCCACGCAGGACCTCGTCGAGCTCGTCGTCCTTGGACCGCACCAGGCTGTGGCCTTCCATCAGCTCAGCACCCCCTTGCGCCACAACCGAAGCCGGTGCTCGTGCGCGGCACGCAGCTTCGGGGACTTGTTGAACGCTTCCTCCATCAGGTCCGGCGCCTCGGCGAGCGTGCTCGCCTGCCTGGCCATCGCCTTCGCCTGCTCCACCAACCGCTCCGCTTCCGCCTCGTCGGCCGCGGGGTGGTTGCCCAGCACGCTTTTCGAGGTCCGCGGCAGATCGACCGCCTGCTTCGCGTCCTGCCGGCCTCGGTCGGCTCGCCACCGCCCCAATTCGGCGGCGAGCGCGCCGGCGTCCGGCGTCCTAGCGGCCGGATCCGGATCGAGCGCGCGCAGCACGATCCGCTCGAGCTCGTCATCGACCTCGCCGTTGAACTCGTGCGGCGGGCGCGGCGGGCTCCGGCGTCGCGCGCCGAAGTACGACGTCGGCCCCCCGTCGTCGAAGGGCAGCGTGTCGGTGAGCAGCAGGTAGGCGATCGTGCCGAGAGCCCACACGTCGCCGGCCGGCGAGTCGCCCTTCCAGTTGAGCAGCGACTCCGGCGCCTTGAACGCCAACGTGCCCTTCGTGCTGGCCAGGGAAGTCATCGGGTTGACGCTCCTGGCCAGACCGAAGTCGCTCAGCCTGGAGCGCAGCCCCGCGGCGTCGTAGCCGATCAGGATGTTCTGCGGCGTGATGTCGCGGTGGATGATGGCCGGCACTGACGAGTGGGCGACCGCCAGGCCCTCGGAGACCTGGTGCAGGATGCGGGCGGAGTCGTCGACCGGCACGAACTGCTCGCGGTGGGAGACCCAGAATCGCTGCAAGCTGCCACCTGCGACGTACTCCATGGTGAAGTAGCCGGTCGTGCCGTGCGCGGTGGGAACCGTGCCCGCGTGGAACACCCGGATGATGTTCGGGTGGCCGATTCGTGTCAGCATGATGGCCTCGTCGAGCATGGTCTTGATCTCCCCCGCCGTGCCCGCCCGCTTGAACACCTTCATCGCCTGGCGGCCGAAGATCTCGTGGCGAACCCGGTAGACCTCGGCGAACGCGCCCTCACCGAGGAAGCGCTCGACGTCGTAGGTGTCCCCCACACGCTGGCCGTCCTCCAGCAGCCTCACTGCGGTGCGGAACGGAGAACGAGTACCGCAGTCCCGTCGTTGATCGACTCCAGCTTCACCTCGACCATGGGGAAGTCCCTGAAGCCGAACCCGGAACCTCCGCCCGGCCCCATACCCTGTTCCGCACCGCCACCGTGCGGGTAGTCGACGCGATACGTCAGTCCCTCCGGCGTGACGGACACGACGGACAGCTCCGGGTAGTAGAAGCGGGCCCTGTCGAGCGGAATGGTGATCGGCCCGGTCACCGCGAGCGTGCACTCGGCGTCGAAGCAGTCCGCGACGTTCGTACTCGGCACCGCCGGGGGTGGGCTCGGCTCGGCCGGGGGCGGGCTTGGTACGGAGGCCTGCGAAGCGGGGACGTCTTCCACCGGCGCGGCCGGCTGTGACTCGACGGGCTTCGGCTCCGGGGCGCCCGGCCCCGGCTGGCCGCATCCGGTCAGCACGCAGGCAACGGCGGCACTGAGGACAGCGAAACGGGACAACATCTTTCCCCCTTGGTTTCCGCAATCGGTTTTGCGCGACCTGGCGGCCATCGATCGTCATTCGGACGCACGTCTCTGGGAGAGCCCGTGCAACACGAGGAATCCCAGCACCAGGGGAACCATCCCCACCTGAGCTCCCAGGAACAGGCTGTACGCACCGACTCCCATCGCGATCACCTGGGTGACGGCGATCGGCACGACGGCCCGCGAAGCACCGCGCGTGGTCAGAAAGGCACAGCCGCAGAACGCGGCGCCCAGCCCGAGCACGACCACGGGCGCGAGGTAGTCCGCCGCCGTGTACCCCTGGACCGCGGCGTCGGCGAGCATCAGGTACAGCCACAGCCCTCCCAGCAGGATTCCGATCAATGCCTGGGCCCCGAGGACGAGTACCGTCGCGAGGTCGCGCCGGCTGCTTTCCCGCCGCGCGCCGGTTCCTGAAGTCATCCGAGCCTCCGTGCTTCCACCTGTGCGCACCGACGAGGTGCGGAGTCCGACATCTGCGGGGAATCGCTCCCGCCCCTACGCCCACGTCGCGGACGGGACCTCGCCGTCACGGGCCGACATGACCAAGCCCCGGCACTGCGAGCCACCCGCTCGGAGAGAGCTGTCCCATCACCGCGGCGGACAGCGCCGCGCACCGTGGACGACTCGACGCTCGCCTCCACCCCCCGTCCGTCGCGGAGGCGAGCGTCGGTCTCCCGGAACACGGACAGCGAGCGTCCACCGCGGGTGGCCCCCACTGGTCCGTGAGCGGAGAACTGAATGGCACCTGTCACCGGACCGAGCATGCCGACGAGGGTCCACCGCAGGTCAGCAGCCGGTTCATCATCGGTACATCGGCTGAATTCGGGCGGTGGATGCACGCACGGTGATCGCCCCCCTACACTCCATTCGCCGGCCAGGAAGCGGTGCAGCGAGGAGTGGCCATGCCCGAACCCGAGACCAGGTCGGTCAAGTACTTCGTGCTTGGTCCACTCCAGGTGCGAACTGCCGATGACACGATGGTCGCGGTCAACGCGGAGAAGCCCCGTCTGCTGCTCACCGCGCTGTTGTTGCGCCGCAACTCCTGGGTCGACACCGACGTCCTGGTCGAAGCTCTCTGGAGCACGGGCACACCGCCCGCCTCCGCGCGCGGCAACCTGAAGACCTACGTGCACCAGCTGCGGCAACTGGTGACCGGGGCCGGCCAGGAGTCACCGATATCCAGCCGACGTGGCAGCTACCAGCTCGCGGTCAACCGGGGCGAGGTCGACTCCGACGTCTTCGAAGACCTCATCACGCGGGGACGGGTGGCGCTGGACGAAGGTGACAACGCCGCCGCCGAGCAGGCACTGCGCACGGCGCTCGATCTTTGGCGAGGCGATCCGGATCGGCTGGCCCCGAGCCAGGAGACCGCCATCGAAGCGGCGCGGCTGCGCGAACTGCGCTGGATTGCCAGGGACGCCCTCGCCGACGCCCTCATCGCCGACGGTCGCCCCGAGGACGCGGTGGCCACGCTGCGAGCGCTCACCGTCGAGGAGCCGCTGCGCGAGGCGACGTGGGCACGGCTGGTCACCGCGCTCCGGGACGCCGGACGGCCCACCGACGCGCTGGCCGCCTACCAGAAGATCCGCAACGACTTGGTCGCCGAGTTCGGCGCCGAACCCGGACGCACGCTTCGCGCACTGCACGCGGAGTTGCTCGCCGAGACGGAGGGCGCCCCCACACCGCGTCCCCAGCGTGTCACGACCGATCCCACCGCCACCCGGACCCCGGCCGATTCCACTGCGCCTTCCACGCTGGTCACCGCCGTTCCCGCGCCGAAGCGCCGCGCACCGGCGCGGTGGTTGGCGGGGAGACCGATCGCAGTCCGCGCCGTGGTGGTCGCAAGCGTGCTGGCCCTGCTCGCCGTCGGCGGGACCGTTCTCGTCAACCGCTCGACCGCGTTGACTCCGGACTCTCCTGGCGAGCCGGCCGCCAACCTCCAGCTCGGGGCGATCGCCCCGAAACGTCCGGTTCCCGGGTTCCCGGCGGGAACGAGCGACAATCCTCAGTTGCTGTTCGGGCTGGGCGACGA of Saccharopolyspora erythraea contains these proteins:
- a CDS encoding serine/threonine-protein kinase, with the translated sequence MRLLEDGQRVGDTYDVERFLGEGAFAEVYRVRHEIFGRQAMKVFKRAGTAGEIKTMLDEAIMLTRIGHPNIIRVFHAGTVPTAHGTTGYFTMEYVAGGSLQRFWVSHREQFVPVDDSARILHQVSEGLAVAHSSVPAIIHRDITPQNILIGYDAAGLRSRLSDFGLARSVNPMTSLASTKGTLAFKAPESLLNWKGDSPAGDVWALGTIAYLLLTDTLPFDDGGPTSYFGARRRSPPRPPHEFNGEVDDELERIVLRALDPDPAARTPDAGALAAELGRWRADRGRQDAKQAVDLPRTSKSVLGNHPAADEAEAERLVEQAKAMARQASTLAEAPDLMEEAFNKSPKLRAAHEHRLRLWRKGVLS
- a CDS encoding BTAD domain-containing putative transcriptional regulator, whose amino-acid sequence is MPEPETRSVKYFVLGPLQVRTADDTMVAVNAEKPRLLLTALLLRRNSWVDTDVLVEALWSTGTPPASARGNLKTYVHQLRQLVTGAGQESPISSRRGSYQLAVNRGEVDSDVFEDLITRGRVALDEGDNAAAEQALRTALDLWRGDPDRLAPSQETAIEAARLRELRWIARDALADALIADGRPEDAVATLRALTVEEPLREATWARLVTALRDAGRPTDALAAYQKIRNDLVAEFGAEPGRTLRALHAELLAETEGAPTPRPQRVTTDPTATRTPADSTAPSTLVTAVPAPKRRAPARWLAGRPIAVRAVVVASVLALLAVGGTVLVNRSTALTPDSPGEPAANLQLGAIAPKRPVPGFPAGTSDNPQLLFGLGDEAPIAAQQPLADQAPVGMLTTWYDGPDELPQYASWRRQLIPEYYAAGKAMHLLVVPTFDDPAPVDTKYGPGCGKAYPLSPEFLDHMRELAKSFAGKADGPPLYVSMFNGMLKVACTEDGYHADPLTTNYYRALKDRYLEVRQVFHQHAPNARVALNWDGWQASRDNPKLGSGRSLIGYFSDALAVSDFQSFNAFEDEDNAADVERMVAELGKYGPVMVSNFGPYKDHTGARLRSDLSLVFAPAQIAKLTSQGLFAWSFWKHRYVEVSPESYALAKDVVTRYGRR